Within the Dermacentor silvarum isolate Dsil-2018 chromosome 8, BIME_Dsil_1.4, whole genome shotgun sequence genome, the region GCAACGACAGCCGTTCAGGCAATATTATGCGTGGCCGCGAAACACACGGCGTCGTCTAGCCACATGCCGAGGGAAAATAACAGCAGAAAGTGAGGGGAAAACGATAAGGACAGAAAGCAGTCGATAAAAAGCACTGGCGGGTGTTGCACCTCAAGCCCATGACGAAAGCTGCGGGAAAATGTTCGCACCGTCATAAACGACGCACACCTGAAAGAGAAGCGGTGTTAGCGCATATCATTTGGCCACTTTGGGCGAACAAGGCGTGCGAGGCCGAGGACGACGTATGCGCATCCCGGAGCAGGTCAAAGCGGTGCTGGACCGGCATTTTCAGTTCGGAGTAGCAACGTAGCTAGAAATACCGCAGTTAATAGTAAGATGAATCACGCTTCAGCAGCGCTGCTCAACATAATCCGATGTCATGATGTCGTCAGTTCGCGCCCGCGATGACTGCAGCAGCCTAGGCGCTGTCACATGCATTGCTCGTCAGGATGATTTCATATTGGCGTCAGCGAACGAGAACCGCATGCCACCAATTTGCCTGCAGAGGGACAGAGCTGCAAGCCGACAAGAAAATCTAGAGCCGTCAACGTTTCCCTGCGTCTCTCTGAAAACAAACAAATGTTGAGTACCGGCACGATCTATCTGAGAAGTCGATCATTCGACGCAGCAATTTACACCGTGAATGAAATACCATCGCAGATTTCTTTAGGGTTAACATAAGACACCCGTCTTCGGTACCGCACAAGAAGACACCCGCGTAGAATGTGCTGCACATTTGGCACTTACGAATACTCGCTGCGTGAAGATGTCGTTTTGGAATCTCATCAGAAAATGATTACTCACCAGAGGTATTTCTTTTCGGGCTGGCGAGCTGCGGATCATCCGCCATGTCAGATTTCAGATCAGCTGCGCATGCGTGTAAACATTTCTCACGCGACCACACCTACAGAACCAGCTCTGAAAACACCGCACCCCGTCGCGAGTGCTCATTTTGACGCTGGTGCGAGCTGCGAAGCAAGTCAGTCAAAGCAGATGGCGCTGCAAAACAACCACATTTCTGCGGTCAAGACATTGGTTAGGAGCACATAAATATTTACCTAAGTTGTGTATTCACACGTACACTTGAACACCAATAAATTTCGTAGCTTAGTACGCAAATAAAAGAACATTTAACTGCAGTCGGTGCTTGGTTGTGGCTCGACTGGCCTCAAACAGTGAAGATGCGTGGCTCCTTAAGAGTGTGCTGCCATCTAACGGTAAAAAGAACAGGGTTTTGCCGAACGGTTTTTCTAAACAATTTTGAGGCATAACTTTATATTGGTTGGTTATTCACCGCAGGCGTGCCCCTAAACGACAAGTTTTTCACCTTTGAGTGTTTGTAGCGCTAGTGCAACGACTTGAATTAACTTAATCGTTTATTCCGTAAAAATGTGAACAATTTCTCTTATAGTGCTGTGATACAAGGCCACATGCTATATAACTAATAGCCATAATATTGCCCTCAGTGACGCGAGCTAGCTTCGCAATGCAGAGAAGATCGATGCGGATCAGTATCTGCAGGGTCTGCAGTTCGTCAGTGCTTCGTCGCCATGTGCGAACATATGTTTTGGTTGTTACTTCTCCCGAATAACTGTACTTTGCAAGGATGAGGCTCCTGGCTTTGCAACTGAATGAATGGATTTACTGCTCATGAGGTTTGTTCGTTGCTAAATTTATGCATTTGAAACATCGCCACAGGTTATTCTTCGTAATTTCTCTCGAGGCGAACCTCCCGTGTTTCTCCTCCCTTTTATTTCCTATCCAGCGCGTGTAATATTgactaatatttatttattttgaggtGCGTGTTGTTCTAGCCAATTGCATTCTTTTCGGGCGAAATAATGAATCGTACTCACTGCAGGCCGTGCGTAAAGCCCTCCTTGTAAAAATCGTGccgagaaaagaagaaaaaaaaaaaacgctataaaAAACGAGAATAATAATCAAACTGAACTCCACATAACGTGCGAAGTAGTTTGTGCTGTTTTATGAATAAATGGCGCAAAATGCGTAAGAAACAAAACTTTATGCGTTCGCGTTTGCAAGCATTCGGAAACTGCCGACCGCGTAGTTTTGCCGAGCGTAGGCGCATTAACACATACAATCTGTCCGCACGCTGTAACAATAGCCTATTCTTGTCCCCTATATCGACTTTTTCTTTATGAGCTGGAACAAACTCATTCAAATTTAAAATTAAGGATGACCCGATTTTTTATGCAGTGTTAATGAAACCGCTGCGCCAGCAGTGCTGTGAGGGGGGCGGGCGGATCGCGGGCGGCTTGGGATTGATGGCGGCTCTATTTTAGATGCTTTCCGTTTGCAAACCGAAAACTTTACGTGGCGATGTGTGCCTTGAATGCCTAATCAGCACCTCCGCTTTTTATGCGATTTAAAAAGCACTCAAAATGCACTCAAGATGTTTAATGGACATTTAGGACGGCAACTGTAGTCCGCCACCATAGCTCAGTGGTTAGAGCACTGGTCTCgtaaaccaggggtcgtgagTTCGAACCTCACTGGTGGCTTTGTGGTGCCGTGTTTTGTTATTTTGTTGGGGCTTGAATTCTTATTGATTCTGACATTTCAGATCGTTTCGTTGTTCGTGAACCTTTTTATAATCGGAGACATCTTCAACGTTGGATATGCTCAGTTCCTTCCTACCTTTTTCGTTTTCATGCGCAGTTTGCCTGTTCATCACCTCTAAAGACAGCCATGATAGCCAATGCAACTGCCCAGGCGTACACCATGCGCAACATTTCCATTCCGGGCCTTTTTGGAGACACAACGTGTGATGTTTGGAAACAGCCGCAGCATGTGttatttcaactggccaacaCCTGCTTCTGCGTATCCTATTTAGCACCCAATGGTCGTTATGGGATACTCTTCTTACACGCCCTTCTTATTCTAGGTTAGTCTGTCAGCTGTGTGAAGCATTTCAAGCGTTGGCAATATTTGGTtgtcgtgcgtgcgtgtgcatgcgaGCGCAGCCTGTTAAATGAATATTTCATTTGCAGTTGTGATGCTCACGACAAAGCTTCATTTCCCCAGGTTTTCTGCTTAATTCCACATGGGCATGGAATGTGATATGTGCTCCAGACATGTTCTCCTGGAGCTTCAGTTTCATGATACTCAACATGGTGCAAACCATGTTCCTTCTCTACACCATGAGGCAGGTCAAGTTTCCACGAGAATTGGAAGATATATATGTCCTGATGTTCCAGCCTTTGCAAGTAAGCATTCATTTCACAAACATGTCCTGTGTTCAGTGATGTTGCAGTATGTCCAAGTTATGTATTAAGcagtaaaataaaacaaaaagatgCTCGCAGAAATGTCGGTTGTGTATTTCTAACTATGCTCTCACTAATGGCATGTTCATATTTGCATAACTgtgtgcagctaaaaaaaaaaaggtatatgaCTGAAGATTTTTTCGCTGTTGAAAAGCATTAATATGTGCGATAATGATGGTAATTGGGCTAATTTCTTAGTCTATAAATGCTTCTGCTTCTGGTATTTCTTATCAGCAAGTATGTGggagctcctgctttgcccagagGGCACTGCGAAAATGgcgctaaagagcgccctctgtcctgaactgggtagtaccaagctcggtcgtctgcttcggaaagcacgtttacaatatggacccgccactttcggttgtgttgtaccataGCCTGCAGCAAATATCGGGCGCCGAAAATTTTTTCAgaggtggcacgctgcgtaaaggcaagaaattatgcaacgatGAATATGTGTACGCCATTCAAGAAATAAGCGATGAAGTTTTAGCACGGTGTCAATCGCAATTGAAGtaagtcgcgtacgaagttgaacttcacgTAAGGTTTGCATGCTGCTAGATTAAGGCGCACAGAGgtgaggaaatgcttgctataaatgaattcacaacAGCTATAAGCAGACATcttgtgtacggaactgctcgagcgcacgatggtACGCGCTGCGATGGCAGCGggctttcagcatgccgcgaaacggcgggcctcctgtaatctttgttgactgcatgccgctaggcaagtagtcatgcctgcgctgtagtattgaccatctgtccctttagcaactgataaataactgaagcaatgcatatgagctctcAGTGACGTACGTGCAAATtgcgcgctgcagcgcgaactcgtgcgctgctcgctgaatgtagcttttaatgacagcgctcgaacatcgatgtgctgtaatcaatactgccttgctgcgctgcattaacgtgttggcttgaggtcaaggatgagcacatttaattCTCGAACCTGTGcagctcgtagtggggtagtgaagttatccagcacTCTTGATgctccgctgcgtgaggccttgaaggaaaacgatagaatctgatgttgggattcaggtcTTCTTActcgtggcagcccacgacgcagcagtaacgacggtaaCGCTTTtttgaggctgagctaggtctttCCGGAttggcgtcgccgattccttctgcttgcAGCATTACGTCCTAcagcacacggagagtccgttttcgtaaaactaggctgcggccagctcgcagcgtggtcggcttggtctgtgagaagtgacaaGCCTTTTcacactcgcaacagggcagaaaaaagtgtgAATCAAtgcaaaactcgggctagaaaagtgcttcgccacagccagggctcaacactacccaagctggtactacccagatgattTTTCTCGCCACCACTAggtgccgctactatacctcaaactgcAGCGCAAGAGGCCCGTAGTATAAACCCAGCAGAAACACCTAATGGGCAATACACATTGCATACCCATCATCCATGCACCTCTTGAGCACCTGTGAGAGCTCCAATTTTGGATATCTTATTAGAGGTTCATCTGATTTGCCTGCACTTGATGGACTATTTCAGGAGGTATTGCACTTTGCTTTTGTTCTACAAGTCCAGCATGGCAGCATCTGCACATTGCCATTCATTTCACACAATGCAGGCTTCGTGCCAAATGAGTCCACAGCATTCCCTCCACTTGCACGAGAGGTAGTGCAGGCCTCATGCAGAAGGCCACGAGACGATTCTCTGAACAAACAAGAACTGGTGCTGAACAGTTATGAACTAGTTCATAAAGTGTGGAGTAAATGGAATGGACCTCGTGTGTTGTACCTAAAACCCCTCCGGACATGTTCCTCCTGACTAGATTAATTACCGCCAACATACCCTCCTCCTAGCACTCTTCCCGATCACTCATTCCCCGAGCTTTTGGTTGTAAAGTGCAACATACATCGGCCTAAGCCTCTGGTCCCGAGTGGAAGTGATGTCATCTGCCATCTACTATTTCTGTGTTGAGTTGTAAGCGTGCAACAGCAGTGAAAGTGGAAATTCCAGAAGTGGAACTATTGGAACTGGTTTGAGGGAACAGTGGCACACATcaaaggttggcgctacttagcaAAGCGGCAATGACGCGTGGCGTGGATGGAGAGTGCTTTCATTTTACCTTCACTACTCTGAGCACCCATGTTTTGTGAATGTGAACCTCAGCAACAGGTCAATGCAAGTGAAATAGGAATGACATTAAGTGACACAAGGTCAGTTTAATGAAGTGTGCCATAAGGCATACTTCATCTTTCCTGTCCTCCTTCTGTTCAATGTTGCCATAGCTGGCCTGCCCAAGGCATTGAAGAGATTCTGCAACTTATCCGTTTATCCAAGATGACATTTGTATTTGGTTCAGTGGTTACCCGCACAAACATCTGGAAATAATAGCCGCTTGACTATGCAGACTTACCTGGTGACAGTCGGATTAGAAATATCAATGCACAAATCATACTTTGTGCTCTTCCCTGAAATGCACCAAAGGGCAGTGAACTTGACAATCAGCATCAGAGGCTTACCAATCAAGCAGACGAAACAAGCATCGCTTCTTGGTGTCATGCTTGACCATAGGATGCAGTAGCACGCAATGGATACCATCATTTCATCACTTTTTCTGTGTATCAACGCAATTCGAAGAATGAATGGTGTACTTTGGGGAAGCCATTCGACATCAGTGATGTGAAGCTGCAGACAGGCCTGGTGGTCAACCAAGTGCTTTATCATCTACCTCTGATCTCATCATCCAAAACCCAGTGCAACATCTTGGAATCGTTACAAAGGAGAGATCTCGAAATCGCTCTTGGGGTAACAGAGGCAACAGCGAATGAAAAGGTGCTGTATTAGTCCCGATCGCTCCCTCTACATCTGCTAGCTTTTCAAAGACTGCTGATGCAGCTTTGCTGCATGAGCGATTCAGACACCGAAAGAGCTGTGCTCTAATGCCTCTGAAAAAGAACAGAATTCTGTGCTTTCTTTCCGCCAAGTGCTCAGTGTCCTTGGTCTTAATTTGTCATAAAGACGAGAGCGACTGGAGATGCCATGGTTATTCCAGTCTGTGGAATGACATCTAAAGATTCCTGGTATTACCGCCAAGCACACTACATCTGTGACACAGGCTAAGTTTTTAATGCAAAaccattatatgccccatgaagcagAAAGTCCGGCGTTTACATCTGATGATACCAAAACACACGTGACCAAATGATGACATTTTTCACTGTCAATGATAGCCGACCAGGCCCAAACCCAAAATATAACTTTGCCCACTTCAAAATTGAGTTGACTGGCGTTCAAAGCCAATCTGctccactcccaaaattgacttggcccaccccaaaattgacttagcccaattcgaaaattgagttgacccacattcaaaaccaacctggcccactcccaaaattgattTTGGATAATTAGAAAATTGAGTCACAAACGTTCAAAAGCGACCTAGCTCACTACGAAAATTAACTTAGCCCACCTCCAAAATTTGGGTGACCCACCACTCAAAATTTACTTTGtccaattcgagcacatgaccaagtgataaCGTCAGGTGACATAGTCATGTGGCCAACTAAGAACCTTAAGTTGAAGTCACACTGACCAAGTTATGACATCATGTGGCAATGTCACGTGACAGGGACGTCGAAATAGTATGGACATCAATATAATCGAGATGCCCAGAATTCTTTAACATTCGATGCACGTTAGGAGAATTATGTGCCTCTGTAACTTTTCAGTGCTCGAGTGATTGGATAAGACATATCAGCACTACCTAGAAGTATTCACCGATGGCTCTGTTGGCATGGAACAAGAGGCTAGTGCTGAACTTGGGAGCCTCATGGGCTGCCTGACTTGAGTGGGTTATTTTTACGACATTAAGCGAAAGTATGGCACTTGAAGCTGCCTTGCAGAGACTTAAGTCTTGCCCAGTACaactgctatttatttatttatgtatttatgtatttatgtatttatgtatgtatgtatttatgtatgtatgtatttatgtatgcatgtatttatgtatgtatttattcattcattcattcattcattcatttcgttACCCTcaaggcccgagggcattacaggGAGGAGTGGATGTCAGGCTGCAAGCTAGTATTCCAGGAAATCCACACAACATTTGACTACAGCAGTCTTTACGCAGCATCAAGCAGCTATGCAGCTTAGGATTTCACCTGGATTTCTAGAAGCTTCCATTGCACATCAGCATGTCCGAAAATGAAGATTTGGAAGAATTTCTGCTCATCATTTGACAACAGCAGTCTTTACACAGCATTAAGCAGCGATGCAGTTTAGGATTTCACCTGAACTTCCAGAAGCTTCCATTGCACACCGGCGTGTCCGGAAATGAAGATGCTGATGGTCTTGCACACCAAGCACTAACGCACAAGCTGATGGTGAGAGTACCTCAAAACATCAAGCAACTATCAAAGATAACCATCGTGAACCACTGTCTTTGGGGTCCAGGGGCCTCACCCTACCAGTCCTGCAGGACCAAAAGACTCAGCTGATCTGAAGCCTCCTTACTACACCGTAATTTCATGCTGTCAGCAAGAATGCAAGAACCAAGTCTAAAAAGTAATGCTAAACACCACTTGTCATTTAATGTAGTAGGTAGTCTCATCGGATACAGGGTGAACTTGGTTGAGTGATAGCATTCTACCTCTGTAGGCTGCGATGAACTGTTTATTCCCATGCATATTTATCCCcacagatttatttatttatttatttattttttatttatttatttattttatttacaatactccTAAGGGCCCTAATGCGACAGTATTACATAGGGGGAGGGAGCGTctatttaaaaggagaagctcaGATGGAGCAATTCTAGGCATGCCTCTGCAAGGCTAGATTCGACATTTTAATAATACTTCCGTTCAAACCTTGAGCTTTCCAAGAAAGTATGTTTTAATATGTTCAAATTATAAGCAACCACTATCATGTCTCCAGCTTACGTGTACGCCAGAGTATCATACTTTTTATTGTGATCGCAACTGCATGGACACTCTATATATACCTAGGCACATTTTCGCCATTACCGTGATGTACCGTATAAAGTCCTAGTGCGATGACATTGtggcagcgcgccgtatgctgtatgtgcgagtgaaagcgtgcgaggctgagccgacgatggtggcttgATCTCATGCGAGCAAGGGAGCAAGGCGGGgtggaagcgtgccgtcttccatcgcgcaccaTACACaaagatgagggggggggggaggtttctactgcggcggcagcggcgtatggcgcggccgAGTGTGGCCGCATAGGCCCtattttgaaagtgatctgcgatggggacggaGTGCTCCgtgttctcgccacttagttcacgttgaagcaagGGGCAGTACTAAGGtgaattcgctcgttgctgctgctgcatccttgcttcctcatgccagcgtttttgacagctagtttcctcagtcatagagtgagatgtgttcatgttcgcttgtacgcgcgtgacaccatgcttactAATTTTATTAGTAAGTGAATATTTACAAGTTCATACgactaataaaactactatccttacttcatatagctgtcgaataatttgctgtcgcaattgatgctttgccttttgggcaaAACCGTGACTTTTTTACTATGCTGATATTACAATGGTAATTAAATTGGCATCCTACCAGCACATAAGGGAGGGTCAAGAAAATGGGGCAGTCAACCGTACACAGAAGTTTAGAATGCATGCAAATGCACCAAGCTTGTGCAAAATCGAACAAGTTAGGTAATACATCTGCATATGATGCTGTGCAGATGCAGGCTGATTAAGAATACAGAGAGTCAAAAATAGTTTCAGAAAGTGTCATACCATTGTTGCCAACAGCATTGCAGGTTCTGCCACAACACTCTTCCCACCTAGGTAATATAGTATTTCAGGTTCCCTAGGTGGTTCTCTGAATGTCGGGGAGGATTGATCATGGGGCTATTGCTAGTTGCAGGATTGGGCACCCTCACATCCTGAGCACTTGACTGCTCAGTAAGCTCTTCCAGTGAAGTGTCTAATTGAAAGCTTGGTGGCAAAGGTGTGTTGTTGAGCTGGTGATCCTCTTTACATTAAGTTGGTGAAGTCTGATGGAACTCACTGTAACCAAACAAATTAGCTAGTGGACATAACATTTCCAGTGGCAGCCATCCGATGCCATCAGATGTCGTGACTCTGTAAGACACCTTGTCAGTAAGCATATCAATAATTGCTAGCAACCATTTGGACCAAAAAATAAATTTGCATACAAATAAATAACACGTCACCCATGTCAAGCTTTTCAACAATTTTGTTTCCTCACTGACCttatttttcttgtttgtgtATCATCTGAGGCTGCAGATCTGGAAGCAGATGCAGTTGTCAGTTTACAGTCCATCAACAACTCTGCTGGTCTTGTTGACCTCGTGCCTGTCAGAGAGTGAGTGTTGTGCCATCAGAAAATGCACCACGCACTGGCTATCATTTCGGTACCTGGGAGCTCCTAAGCAGCACACACATCTTCTTTGCGACTTAAGATGCcaagtttgttttgttttgcaagTCGATGTTAGCGGCAAATTCTTATTCTCTGTTCGCATTATTTCTTGAAAAAGAATAAATGGGTTACGCGTGAGCGGAAAACAAACATGAAAATTTGTAAATTTGAGTTTTCCCACCAGGTACCACGACTGCTGTTCAAGAAATTGGTGAGCCTGGAGTATGCCCAAATATGTAACCTTCATGCTGGAGAAGCCTATGCCATGCAAAACTTGACGAAGACGGATCGCTTGGGACTCTTGATTGCAGGAAAGTTAGTATTCCTCACATCCTGTTCTTCTTCACAAAGTAAATATTTACTGCTAAGGGAAGTTTTGTGAATTGCTGGTGTCATGCTTAAAGAGCCAATAgatctgcataaaaaaaaaaaaaagttttgtaatTGTTGAGCTTCGAATTTCGGCCAACTTCAAGGAGCTGATATAAAAAATTTGGTATTTATTAGAGTAACAACGCAATCTTCTTATCTAGCTATTGTCATAATGATTATCATAAGCAGCTGTCCTAATTTCTTATTTGAGGTAAAACCTGCCAGGCAGATATTTTTGTACACTAAGAGAACTAAATGCATTCTGCATACTTGGCATTGCCCAGCACTAAAGTAGACAGACgccatgcattaaaaaaaaaaaaactagctcaCCCCTATGTGTTTCTCCAACAAGCCACACTACAGGCATTGATGAACGTACAATTATTAGAATGTACAACTCTAGGTGTTGAAACCAAGCTTTAGCTACTGTTGACAGAGCTTTATCATTGCATCATGTGTCACTTCctatttcataatgtatgcaggcAGTATTCATTTTGACTTAATGAAATTGCATCAGGTAATTGTGAAGTGTGCTTAGAGGCTATAAATGATGAGCCAGTTGTGGCACTCTGAATGCTGTGTAACAGTTTTTGCAAAGCCATAAATTTATTGTTCTATTCAATATGCAATGGTGATTTCATCATTAATATGTAACAGTTTATTTTATATGTTAAGtggtaaataaaagaaaaatagaggagtgatgagcagggtgttgctACCAATGCCACACCAGCTGAGAGGAGCCGATGAGTTGAGGAGGAACAGGAAAAGTGAACATTGCATTCTTTATATTAAATTAGGTCCTTATCAAAAATTTCTTTTGGAATGTAATCCTTGAAGGGCATCACATCACAGCATGTTGCTTAGGTTTAGAAGTGTTTCAGAGCCCCTTTAGGTGTACATGCGCACAACAAACAAGTACACATTGCAAGTGCACACTCATATTTACATTAGATGCATTCGCTGTCACTGTGGACACTGCCAAAATGAGCAGGTTCTTGCATTGATTAGTATAC harbors:
- the LOC119460575 gene encoding popeye domain-containing protein 3-like → MNGFTAHEFACSSPLKTAMIANATAQAYTMRNISIPGLFGDTTCDVWKQPQHVLFQLANTCFCVSYLAPNGRYGILFLHALLILGFLLNSTWAWNVICAPDMFSWSFSFMILNMVQTMFLLYTMRQVKFPRELEDIYVLMFQPLQVPRLLFKKLVSLEYAQICNLHAGEAYAMQNLTKTDRLGLLIAGKVSVLTDHHFLHYIHPREFLDSPEFESTRPGVDDKFKVSILAVTPCRYLFWQRSNLEYLLIKEPQLATVVSLLIARDITSKLYAMNEKIVTEKGSHLDIRLPSVTGSMTYRGQLSSPSQGNSITCSPVNAYKYNEVYTSQQTLVRETKKRLRRSRKWQASSE